In Pedobacter sp. SL55, the following proteins share a genomic window:
- a CDS encoding SDR family oxidoreductase has protein sequence MEQSFSLKDKVIVVTGGTGILGKAFIDAIVEAGGTVGILGRNEKVANERADEINKNGGKAISLIADAMNEEQLIAARDKVLAAYGKIDGLVNAAGGNMPDGVLLPEQDIFDMKMDGMKTVLDLNLWGTLIPTQVFGKAIAETGRGSIINISSMNSKRAITRVLGYNMGKAAVDCYTQWFAVELANRYGDKIRMNALAPGFFLTEQNRNLLTTPDGGYTARGGAVIQQTPFKRFGNPDELKGALVWLLSDASQFVTGAMICVDGGFSIFGGV, from the coding sequence AAAAGATAAAGTTATCGTTGTAACAGGCGGTACAGGAATATTAGGTAAAGCCTTTATTGATGCAATTGTTGAAGCTGGCGGTACCGTTGGTATTTTAGGTAGAAACGAAAAAGTAGCTAACGAGCGTGCCGATGAAATCAACAAAAATGGCGGTAAAGCTATTTCTTTAATCGCTGATGCGATGAACGAAGAACAGTTAATTGCTGCTCGTGATAAAGTTTTAGCTGCCTACGGAAAAATCGATGGATTAGTAAACGCAGCTGGCGGTAACATGCCAGATGGTGTTTTATTACCAGAGCAAGACATCTTTGATATGAAGATGGACGGAATGAAAACCGTACTAGACTTAAACCTTTGGGGAACTTTAATTCCTACACAGGTTTTTGGTAAAGCAATTGCCGAGACTGGTAGAGGTAGTATCATTAACATATCATCGATGAACTCTAAAAGAGCAATTACCAGAGTATTAGGTTACAACATGGGTAAAGCTGCTGTAGATTGCTATACACAATGGTTTGCAGTTGAATTAGCTAACCGTTATGGCGATAAAATTAGAATGAACGCACTAGCACCAGGTTTCTTCTTAACAGAGCAAAATCGTAATTTATTAACTACGCCAGATGGTGGTTACACGGCTAGAGGTGGTGCAGTGATCCAACAAACTCCTTTTAAACGTTTTGGTAACCCAGATGAATTGAAAGGCGCTTTAGTTTGGTTGTTAAGCGATGCTTCTCAATTTGTAACAGGAGCAATGATTTGTGTAGACGGCGGCTTCTCTATTTTTGGGGGAGTATAA